CACCTGAAAGCTGAAGTGACTCGTTTACGATTTTTCCACGTTCTTCTGCGGCAATGTCTTCACCGAGTGTTACATTGTCTGCAACACTCATAGAGAACATTCTGTTGTCCTGGAAGGCTGTCGCAAAAAGAGCGCGGTATTTTTGAAGATTGAATTCCTTTATGTTACGGCCGTTCAAAAGGATTTCGCCTTCTGTTGGATCATAAAAACGGAGAAGTAATTTTATGATTGTAGATTTACCGGCTCCGTTATGGCCTACAAGTGCATAGGTTTTTGTTCCTTCAAACTTCATGTTGAGATTTTTAAGAACCGGAATATCCTTATATCCAAAACCAACATTTCTGAATTCAATTGATTCTATTTTAGTTCCAGGATCTGCTCCATCATAATCTTCCGGGATCTTTTCTTCGTATTCCAGAAATGATTTGAGGTAATCAACAAAAAGTCCGTTTTTAAGACTGGCTGTTACTGAATCTGTAAAGCCAATCAGAATCCAGGTTGTTGAAACCATCATGCTTGTAATTACGGCGAGCTGTGCAAGAGACATTGTTTCCTTTACCAGAGTTTTGTAGGCTCCATAAATCAAAAGACCTTCAAAAATAAAAGAGAAGGTAAACATAACCCAGAACCAGTGAAAGCATACAGATTTGTTGATGTATTTTTTACAAACATCTGCAACTCCTGTAATGGCTTCTGTATACTGACGCTTAAGAAGATTGAAGATTTTTGTAAGGCGGATTTCCTTTGCATAATCTTTAAGATACATAACACGGTTGATGTAATCTATGCGGCGGTTATGAGGAGCCATGTCTGTCTGTCTCTTATATTCAAGGTGGTTTATCAGGCGGCGGAAGTAGAAGTTACCGATTATTGGAAAGAGGATAAAAGCAACTGAAAGCTTATCTACCTGGAACATAAAAATAAAGGCAAAAATACTGGCAAAGAAACCGAACAGAACTCCGAACAGCTGATCTACAGTGTCGTAAAGCCGGGTGTCTGCGTTTTTCATTGCAAGCGTATATTTGTCATAGAACTCTGAGTTCTCAAAACATTCAAGTTCAACATTACGTGATTTCTTAAACAGTTTCTGATAAAGCTGCTTATTCAATGAAGTGTTTGCTAATGGTGCAACATATCCCTGGATAAAACTGTTGTAGAGAGCCATCGTTGCAAAAACAGCAACTGTGATTCCAATGAAAATCATAATTGATTTAAAGGTCTCACCAGACTGGAGTGCATTGATAACGTATCTCATAAAGAATGCACTGTAAAACAGCCAGCCGAAATAAGACAGAAGTCTTGCAATCGCCATGTGAATTACAGGCCCGGGACACATTTGCCAGACGAGGCGCAGTGCATAAAAATTATTCCGCACTGCGTTGATTCTTGATTTAGACTTTTTTTCTTTCATAGTTTTCTCCCAAAAAGAATGTTGTAATTGTACAGTATGTTTATGGTGTTTTCTATAAAGACGTTCTTGAATTGTATGAATTCGTTCACGAAATGTAATTGAAAATACGTAAAAGAACCGTTGAAATATCCTCGTTTCTGATTTATATTATTTATTATGCCCCTGAAACATAGGGAGCGGCACTGCGTAGCAGGGCAAAAATAGTCCACTGGACTATTTTTAGCGAGTCTCCGAGCAGCTGTGCTGCGAAGGTTCAGGGTGACTGTGGGGATAATATGCCAGAGAACAGAAAAATCAAAATTAAAGACGAAACCGACAAGACTCTTTATGAGGTAAAACTTGATGCCTCAACTGAAAACAAAAAAATGAATCCAGTTCTAAAAGGCTTCCTGCTTCTTCTCGCTATTCCTGCCGGCTTCGCTATTGGATATCTGTTATTTAAGTATCTCTAAATCTTCTTTTGAATTAGTCCACACAAAAGTTTATAAAGCATTCCCAAAAGAATTGTTCCAGCAAATACGGCTGCAAAGTAGATTGCAAGATTATAGTGGCCGGTTTTGTAAACTGGAACTCCTCCATACTTATAGAGCAGGAATCTGAAGGCTGTTAAAGGAATCAGATTCATCATATAAGTTTCAAGCGAATACTTTCCAAAGAATCGGCTTATTGGATTTGATACCTTGTATTTAAGCATGATTGTATAAAGCATAACAGGGAACACCATGCTGTAAGGGATTACAAAGAAATAAGTGATTATTTTGTTTCCGATATCGGGACCATTTCCACTGTATTCAGACCACCAGCCGAACTTCATCTGGCCGAAACCGGAAAGAACAAATGTTGCAAAAGTAATTACGAGTACAAGTGCTAATTTGCCCCAGTAGAACTTTTTGAACCATGCGCGGATATTTTCTTCATAGCGGGCAAAAAGCATACCTATTAAAAGAGCAGGGCAGGAATTGATCCACCATTCGCCGGAAATCCACCAGACCTGCTGCTGTGCCCACCATTTTTTATACAATGGACTTGATGGTGAAAGCCACCAGTTTTTAGGACCTGCCCACCAGGCGAAATGTCCGCTGATACAGAATATCATTCCCAAAAGCAGAATTACTGCTGCCATAAGAATATAACAAACTTTACGGTTTTTAATATGCTTAAAGAACAGATAGAAGACTGTATAAAGTATTGCTGCAATGATAGGGTACCATGCGTATGGATTCATCATTGAAACACCAATGATATTTGTAATCCACTGTACTGGAGCAAAACGTTCACCGCTGGCTGCACGAAGAATTCCGTAGATCAAAATGCTGACGTAATATGGTATTACGAGTGCTTTTAAGACTCGTTTCTTCATAAAGCCGTTCAGATAATCAGGTTTTGTTTCAAGACTTTTGATAAGACCATAACCTGAACAGAAAAAGAAGATTGCAACAAAGAGGAACCCGGCATTTACGAATATGCTGAGTTCTCCAGCTTTTCCATAGCCTCCAGCCTGCTGGAATCCATTTTCCTGTGAAATGTGATGGAGAATTACTCCAATGGCAGCAAAGCCGCGCAAGGATTTCATGGAATCCAGAGAAGATGAATCTTCATGAAATTGTTCTTTTTTGAAACCGGCGAATTTTCCGCCCCAGATAAACAGCGCAACTATCAGCGCGTATACAGTGTAAGTCAGGTACATTTTTAGCCTCACAATTTTTAATATATGTAAAAATTATAAGGCATAAAATGCTGTTACGAAAGTTTTATTTTTCGAAAATGATTACATTCCAGGAAAGAGGTTTTACTTTGAGAGATGCAATACCATTTTCAGTTTTTACGCTGCATGATTCTGGAGCCTTCCAGTCGTTACCAAAGCTGCTCTTGGCTTCAAAGTCTTTGCTGAACATTTCGTAACTTGTACAGCTCTTAAAGCCTTCGAATCCACGGACATCAAGGTCAAGCGGATATTCTTCGGTTTCGTTGCGGTTGATAACAAAGACTGCGAGGCGGCCCTGTTTTTCATCCCATGCACAGGCGCTGTCTATATAGTTTACATTGTTCTTGCCTGTGTACTGAGATGTGTCATCAATTGCGTAGCCTGGCATATCAAAGGTTTCTGAATCAACTATGGTCTGAAGGGAAGTTCCTCGTGCGTAATCAATCAACTGGCGGAAAGCATGGTGTGTTGCTGCCTTCCAAACATGGTCATGATTTGCTGTTGCAAGAGCATTAAGACCGCCGGTCATACAGCCGATTTTTACACGGTCTGCGTGGCGAAGGAGTGCAAGCTGAATTGAAGTCATGCTGAGGAGTTTCATCATATCTCCGCCAGGGAATTCGCGTTCCGGCATATTGTCCGGGTCGTGACGAATATATTTTCGTTCCGGATCAAACTTGTAATGAACGCGTGCCATGTTGTATGGACCATAACCCGGATTCAGTTCGCTGAAAGGACGAGGGAATGCGCCGTATTCATCAAAAGAAATATTTACTTTGCGTGGTGAACGGTGCTTTGCCTGAATGTAGTCAAGCATTGCTGCTTCTGTATTGATGAAGTCTTCGTAATAGAGAGAGCCGCCGAGCAGTGAAAGTGTGTCGCCCGGCTTTGCAATGTGATAGTGATGAAGGGCAAGATAGTCTACTGTGTCGTAGCACTGGTCCATTACTTTTGCTTCCCATTCAGGATAGTGGTCCATAAATGAAGCAGAAGAGCCGCATACTACAGTTTCGATGGTTTCATCAATCCACTTCATAGCCTTTGAGGTTTCGTGGCAGAGAGTTCCGTAACCGGTAGGATTCTTTTCCCATGAGCCGAGCTGCCAGTGTCCGTCCATTTCGTTTCCAAGACACCAGGTTTTGACACCGTAAGGTTTTTCGTGTCCGTATTTACGGCGGAGGTCTGACCAGTAAGTTCCGCCTTCGTGATTTGTATATTCAATGCAGTCCATTGCATCCTGCAATGTTCCGGTTCCAAGGTTTACGGTGTAAATTGGAGCTGTTCCAACTTTTTCTGCCCACTGAAGATATTCGTCATGACCGACATCATTTGGAATATACTGATGCCATGCCGGGTCAAGATGCGCCTTGCGGCCTTCCATTGGACCAATTGAGTCTTTCCACTGCCATGCAGAAACAAAGTTACCGCCCGGCATGCGTACAGCAGGAAGTCCTGTTTCCTTAAGGGCATTTATAAAGTCTGTACGGAAGCCCTGTGAGTCTGCAGTTGGATGTTTTGGATTATACATTGTACCATTTACCATGTTTCCGATTGGTTCCAGGAATGCAGAAAAAAGGCGGGGAGAAATCTCACCGATAGTGAATTTTGGATGAATTGTGATTCTAGCTTTTTTTGACATTTTATAATCTCCTGATTTAATAGTAAAACGTTTAACGGAAAATAATATAACATTACTCTATTTTAATTGAAAAATATGAGGAGGAATAAGCGGGGGATTTTAAGGGGGTGTCCCCCTTAGGAGAGAGGGTAGGCCGCAACGAAGTGCGGCCGAGGGGGAGGCTTCCCCCTTCATATTTATTTTACAGAATTATTTCCTGTGCTTATTTTCTTAATCCATTTTTCGCTGCGAAGGCGGATGACGCACCAGAAGGTTTTTACGATATCATCGGCTTTGAGGGCGACGTAAATCCAGAAGGCTGGCCAGTGGAAGACAAAGCCGGCGAGGCAGCCAAGAGGAATTGAAAGGACCCACAAAAAGACGTTGTCGGCGAGCATGAGCATTTTTGTGTCGCCACCACCGCGCAGAACTCCTTTTGTCATGATGCTGTTTGTGGCGCGGAAGATTATGATTAAGCTGATTGCTGCCATGAGCTGGCCTGCAATGTTTACTGTTTCTTCACTGACATTGTAGGTGGAAATTATCGGCTTGCTTACTGCCATGATAAAGATTGCTGAAAGGGCTCCGAGTGCAAAACCGAGGCCGAGGAACATCCAGCCCTGCTGCATTGTTTTCTTTTTGTCGCCGAGACCGAGTGTCTGGCCTGTAACGATGGCACCGGCCTGAGATACTCCCTGAATTACAACTGTGCTGAGCTGCTGGGTAACGCTTGTTATTGCGTTGGCTGCTACAAAGGCGGCTCCAAGGTGACCGATAACCATTGCAACGGAGTTATTTCCAATTGCAAGAATTGCGTCGCTTACAAGAACCGGAATACTGATTCTGATATATTCACCGAGAAGAGAGCCTGTTTTCATAAAGAGATCGCGCAGGCGGAACTGGATGTTTTTATCTTTAAAGAAAAGATAGCCCAGGATCATTGCGGCTTCAAAAAGGCGGGCTATCAGTGTTCCAAGTGCAGCACCGGCTACTTCCATACGGGGTGCGCCGAACTTTCCGAAAATAAATGCATAATTGGCGCCAAGGTTTACAAAAAACGCACCTATGGAAACGTATAGTGGCAGGCGTACTTGTCCTACGCTTCGAAGTACGATCGTAGAAACCAGGGAAGTTCCAAGGAAGAAATAGGTGATTACAGACCAGCGGAAATAGATATCTCCAAGGCGGATAATCTCTTCGTCGCTGGTGTACATCTTCATAAGAAGGCTTGGCATTGCTAAGGTTGCAATTGCAAAAAGGGCTGCGAGACCAACGGTAATACGGAGCATAAGGCAGACTGTCTGTTTTAGTGCGCGGCCTGCTTCTTCTTCGTGCCCATCGGCTGCTTTTTTCATTCCCCAGTAGCGGGAAACGAGAACCGAAGCTCCCATTCCAAGTCCCATACAGAAGATATGATAGATGCTGATAAATGAGTTTGCTAAAGAGGTGGCCGAAAGCGCATTTTCTCCAAGGCTTCCGACCATGATTGTATCGAGCATATTTACGCCGATACTGATAAGACTCTGTAGTGCAATAGGTAAAGCGAGTGCAAAAACACTTTTGTAGAATTTTGGTTCGTTTTGGAAGAGTTTCATAGAGGCTTCATCATAAAACGTTTTACATTATTCTACAAGACGGTGTTTTTCCCAGCGGCGGCTCTTCCATCTCCAGAGCATTACGAGACCTCGGGTTGTTTCATCTGTACCAATTCCAAGCCAGAAGCCTACGAGTCCAAGGCCGCATTTAATTCCAAGAATATAGCTTAAGAGAACCTGAACTGTCCAGTTCGAGAAGATTCCGTATAATACCGGGAATCGTACGTCTCCAGAACCTTTGAGTCCGCCGATATAAATCAGATTCAGCGAGCGGCCAAATTCAATATAAGCTGAGTAAAGAAGAAGTGTGCTTACAAGTGCGTGAACTTCCGGAATTTTGGTAAAAATACCGATTACAGGATTCTTTATCAGATTGACTATTACAATCATTATCATTGAACAGGCTGTGGCTACAAGCTGATAGCGGAAAACCTTTTTGTATACAACATCATTCTGATGAGCACCAACAAAGTATCCTGACTTAATCTGGGTAGCCTGTCCAATCGCAATTGCTGCAACGAATACAAAGCGCAGAATTGTCATTGTGTAAACCTGGGCAGACATGGCATAAGTTCCAAGTGTAGAAATCATTGCCATAACTGTAATCTGGCTTACGTTGTAAGAAAGGCTTTCTCCTGCTGTTGGAACACCTACTTTCAAAACAAGTTTAAATGCTTCGCGTGGAACTTTTGTAATTCCGTGTATGTGGAAAATTACATCGCGGCGACGGCGGATAAAGAAGAAGAAAAGGATGCAGGAAACAAGCATTGCAAGACCTGAAGCACCTGCAACACCAGGAACACCGAGAACAGGAAGTCCGAACCAGCCGTAAAGTGAAAGTGCATTACCAAGGACATTTGTAAGGTTTGCAGCTATAGAAACAATCATTGCTTCTGTTGTGTAGCCGTAGCTGCGGAGAATTGCTCCCTGAAGAAGACTGAATGCATTAAAGAAACAGCAGCAGCCGCCATAAATTACAAAGTACTGCCATGCATAATGGCGTACTGATTCTTCAAGCTGATAGCGTCCAAGGAGCCATCCTGTCCCAAAAATAACAAGGGCTGTAAGCAGGAGTGAGATAAAGAAAACCATGATTGCACCAGCCTGGGCAATGTGATTTAATTCATCATTTGATTTTTCTGCACCAAGGTACTGTGCAAGAACAATTGAACAACCTGTTCCAATTACTGAAAAAATAATTGTAAGGAAGAATACATACTGAGAAACAAGACCTACAGCGGCAACTGCTTCATTGCTGTAAGAACTGAGCATCATTGTATCAACAGAAGAAACTAAAATTCTGAAAAACTGCTCCATTGCGATAGGCAGTGTTAGTTTGAGCATCGGCAAGGCGCCGCGATTCTTATTCTGTGCCATAATTGCATTGTATATTGTTGAAAAATTCGTAAATTGTCAAATTCTATAAAAAATTAGTATGATTTCGCCCTTTGTATTGATGAATAGAAACAAAAAATCCGATATAATATAGTAGGAAACTTTCGGTGGCTGCAAAGTCTGTTATGTCATTCAGCCAGTGCACCCGGATGTTTTCAAAGGTATAACATTATTTTCTAAAAGGTGGAAAAATGACTTTCAGTTCAGTTCTTGATTCCATTGATGGAATCGTGTGGGGAATCCCTACAATCGTCCTTATTCTTGCCACAGGTCTTATCCTGACAATCCGTGCACGTGGCATTCAGTTCACAAAGTTTGGTCGTGCCTTCAGATCAATCTTTAAGGAAAATGAAGGTAAAGGTGAGCTTTCAGGCTTTGCAGCCCTCTGTACAGCACTTTCAGCAACAATCGGTACCGGTAATATTGTTGGTGTAGCAACAGCGCTTGTAGCTGGTGGTCCAGGTGCTCTCTTCTGGATGTGGATTGCCGCTATTCTCGGTACTGCTACAAAATATGCAGAATGTATGCTTGCTATTAAATATCGTGAAGTAAGCCCAGATGGACACGTTCTTGGTGGACCTTTCTATACAATCGAAAAAGGTATGGGCCCTAAGTGGAAGTGGCTTGCAGTTCTCTTTGCCGTATTCGGAGCACTTGCCGGTATCATGGGTATTGGTACAATGACTCAGATTAACGGTATCACTTCTGCAGTAAACAACGCATTTGACCCTAACAGCACAAATATCGCTTTCTCAATTGGTGAGCACAGTTACACATGGGCAACTGTAATTGCCGGTGCAGTTGTAACAATCTGTACAGCACTCGTTGTAATTGGTGGTATTAAGCGTATTTCAAAAGTTGCAGAAAAAGTTGTTCCTGCAATGGCTGTTATTTATGTATTCCTCGGACTCTCAATCCTCATTATGAACGCAATGAAGATTCCTGGAGCTTTTGCTTTGATTTTCAAGAGTGCATTCGGATGGAAGGCTGTAGGTGCCGGAGCTATGGGATTTGTATTCAAGCAGATTACAGATTCTATGCAGAAGGGTATTGCACGCGGTATCTTCTCTAACGAGGCTGGTCTTGGTTCTGCACCAATCGCAGCTTCTGCTGTTCAGACAAACGAGCCTGTAGAGCAGGGACTTGTAAACATGACAGGTACAATCATTGATACACTCATCATCTGTACAATGACTGGTCTGGCAATTGTAATTGCTTTCTATGGTGATATCATTGGTGGTGTTGCAGAATGGAATGCTGGTGCTCAGGGTGCTGTTCTTACTGCTGCTGCTTTCTCAAAGGTACTTGGTGGTGACGGACATTCTGTTCAGTTCCTTCTTATGCTCTGTCTTGCATTCTTTGCTTTCACAACAATTCTTGGATGGGACTACTACTCAGAAAAATGTCTTGAATATCTTACAAAGGGAAAGATGGGACCTGTAAAGGCTTACCGCTGGCTCTACATTCTTGCAGTTGCTATCGGACCATACTTCACTGTTAATGCAGTATTTACAATTGCTGATATCTTCAACGGATTGATGGCAATTCCTAACTGTATTGCACTTATCGTTCTTAGCGGAGTAGTTGCTAAAGAGACAAAGGCATACTTCGAAAAGTATCCGACACTTTAATAAACTTCCTCGCCGTTCATATAAATCTTATTTCTACCATCAGTTTTGGCGAGGTATAGATTTTCATCGGCGATTTTAAGAGTCCTGTTGTAATCTTTGCAGAAGGAAGCAATTCCAGCTGAGATTGTAACAGGATTTCCTTTTACAATAAAATGCATCCTTACATCATTCATAACATGTTTGAATAATTCCAGTGTTACGTTATCTGGAAGTCTGGAAAGAATTACGAATTCTTCTCCGCCATAACGGTAAAGTTCAAATTCATTCGAACAGTATTTTAATACGATATTAGAAAGCATTATTAAAGCTTCATCGCCAATCTGATGGCCATAGGTATCGTTTATATTCTTAAAAAAATCAATGTCATAAATAATGGCACAGCTAAAACCCTGCTCAGCACGATTGTCGAGTGAACGGCGGTTATAAAGCCCTGTTAAATCATCTCTTGAGGAAAGCTCTTTATAGCGTTTTTCGGATTCTTCAAGTTCTGCATTCTGCCGTATAAACTGTTTCGAAACAAGATAACAAACATAGAAAAGGAAGATATAAGTTGCAGTAAATGCGGCACTGGTTTGAAGCAGGCTGAGATTTGGCATGATTGCTCTGCCGGGGAAATAAGGAGCTTTAAAGGTTAGAACAAAAAGCAGGTTGTAATATATTAAGTTAGAAACAGGCAGGGCGTGGCTTAATTTATTGATAGGAACCGAAAATCCATAATAGATAGGAATAATCATCATGTAATATGGAAAGCCACATATAAAATTTCCGGTTGCAATGTACATTGCGGTGAAAGAAACAAAACCCGAAAAGGTGATGGCAACTGCATTAAATTTCGCATATCGTTTCTTTTTGAAGCATAAATAGTAAAAAATTCCAATAAGAATAAACGTACAAAAGAAACAAACTCCTGCTGAAATAATGAAATTTTCTGC
The Treponema bryantii DNA segment above includes these coding regions:
- a CDS encoding MATE family efflux transporter, with the translated sequence MAQNKNRGALPMLKLTLPIAMEQFFRILVSSVDTMMLSSYSNEAVAAVGLVSQYVFFLTIIFSVIGTGCSIVLAQYLGAEKSNDELNHIAQAGAIMVFFISLLLTALVIFGTGWLLGRYQLEESVRHYAWQYFVIYGGCCCFFNAFSLLQGAILRSYGYTTEAMIVSIAANLTNVLGNALSLYGWFGLPVLGVPGVAGASGLAMLVSCILFFFFIRRRRDVIFHIHGITKVPREAFKLVLKVGVPTAGESLSYNVSQITVMAMISTLGTYAMSAQVYTMTILRFVFVAAIAIGQATQIKSGYFVGAHQNDVVYKKVFRYQLVATACSMIMIVIVNLIKNPVIGIFTKIPEVHALVSTLLLYSAYIEFGRSLNLIYIGGLKGSGDVRFPVLYGIFSNWTVQVLLSYILGIKCGLGLVGFWLGIGTDETTRGLVMLWRWKSRRWEKHRLVE
- a CDS encoding alpha-L-arabinofuranosidase C-terminal domain-containing protein; its protein translation is MSKKARITIHPKFTIGEISPRLFSAFLEPIGNMVNGTMYNPKHPTADSQGFRTDFINALKETGLPAVRMPGGNFVSAWQWKDSIGPMEGRKAHLDPAWHQYIPNDVGHDEYLQWAEKVGTAPIYTVNLGTGTLQDAMDCIEYTNHEGGTYWSDLRRKYGHEKPYGVKTWCLGNEMDGHWQLGSWEKNPTGYGTLCHETSKAMKWIDETIETVVCGSSASFMDHYPEWEAKVMDQCYDTVDYLALHHYHIAKPGDTLSLLGGSLYYEDFINTEAAMLDYIQAKHRSPRKVNISFDEYGAFPRPFSELNPGYGPYNMARVHYKFDPERKYIRHDPDNMPEREFPGGDMMKLLSMTSIQLALLRHADRVKIGCMTGGLNALATANHDHVWKAATHHAFRQLIDYARGTSLQTIVDSETFDMPGYAIDDTSQYTGKNNVNYIDSACAWDEKQGRLAVFVINRNETEEYPLDLDVRGFEGFKSCTSYEMFSKDFEAKSSFGNDWKAPESCSVKTENGIASLKVKPLSWNVIIFEK
- a CDS encoding ABC transporter ATP-binding protein is translated as MKEKKSKSRINAVRNNFYALRLVWQMCPGPVIHMAIARLLSYFGWLFYSAFFMRYVINALQSGETFKSIMIFIGITVAVFATMALYNSFIQGYVAPLANTSLNKQLYQKLFKKSRNVELECFENSEFYDKYTLAMKNADTRLYDTVDQLFGVLFGFFASIFAFIFMFQVDKLSVAFILFPIIGNFYFRRLINHLEYKRQTDMAPHNRRIDYINRVMYLKDYAKEIRLTKIFNLLKRQYTEAITGVADVCKKYINKSVCFHWFWVMFTFSFIFEGLLIYGAYKTLVKETMSLAQLAVITSMMVSTTWILIGFTDSVTASLKNGLFVDYLKSFLEYEEKIPEDYDGADPGTKIESIEFRNVGFGYKDIPVLKNLNMKFEGTKTYALVGHNGAGKSTIIKLLLRFYDPTEGEILLNGRNIKEFNLQKYRALFATAFQDNRMFSMSVADNVTLGEDIAAEERGKIVNESLQLSGVYEKVMSLPKGINTTLTREFDDEGAVLSGGEFQKIVVSRAFARRCPIKVFDEPSSALDPIAEYKLFDNILKACKENMLLFISHRLSSVQNADHVFLLENGQVLEEGTHRELMDKQGLYADMYQKQAENYLADKTKQTEGIWA
- a CDS encoding acyltransferase; the protein is MYLTYTVYALIVALFIWGGKFAGFKKEQFHEDSSSLDSMKSLRGFAAIGVILHHISQENGFQQAGGYGKAGELSIFVNAGFLFVAIFFFCSGYGLIKSLETKPDYLNGFMKKRVLKALVIPYYVSILIYGILRAASGERFAPVQWITNIIGVSMMNPYAWYPIIAAILYTVFYLFFKHIKNRKVCYILMAAVILLLGMIFCISGHFAWWAGPKNWWLSPSSPLYKKWWAQQQVWWISGEWWINSCPALLIGMLFARYEENIRAWFKKFYWGKLALVLVITFATFVLSGFGQMKFGWWSEYSGNGPDIGNKIITYFFVIPYSMVFPVMLYTIMLKYKVSNPISRFFGKYSLETYMMNLIPLTAFRFLLYKYGGVPVYKTGHYNLAIYFAAVFAGTILLGMLYKLLCGLIQKKI
- a CDS encoding MATE family efflux transporter, translating into MKLFQNEPKFYKSVFALALPIALQSLISIGVNMLDTIMVGSLGENALSATSLANSFISIYHIFCMGLGMGASVLVSRYWGMKKAADGHEEEAGRALKQTVCLMLRITVGLAALFAIATLAMPSLLMKMYTSDEEIIRLGDIYFRWSVITYFFLGTSLVSTIVLRSVGQVRLPLYVSIGAFFVNLGANYAFIFGKFGAPRMEVAGAALGTLIARLFEAAMILGYLFFKDKNIQFRLRDLFMKTGSLLGEYIRISIPVLVSDAILAIGNNSVAMVIGHLGAAFVAANAITSVTQQLSTVVIQGVSQAGAIVTGQTLGLGDKKKTMQQGWMFLGLGFALGALSAIFIMAVSKPIISTYNVSEETVNIAGQLMAAISLIIIFRATNSIMTKGVLRGGGDTKMLMLADNVFLWVLSIPLGCLAGFVFHWPAFWIYVALKADDIVKTFWCVIRLRSEKWIKKISTGNNSVK
- a CDS encoding alanine/glycine:cation symporter family protein, producing the protein MTFSSVLDSIDGIVWGIPTIVLILATGLILTIRARGIQFTKFGRAFRSIFKENEGKGELSGFAALCTALSATIGTGNIVGVATALVAGGPGALFWMWIAAILGTATKYAECMLAIKYREVSPDGHVLGGPFYTIEKGMGPKWKWLAVLFAVFGALAGIMGIGTMTQINGITSAVNNAFDPNSTNIAFSIGEHSYTWATVIAGAVVTICTALVVIGGIKRISKVAEKVVPAMAVIYVFLGLSILIMNAMKIPGAFALIFKSAFGWKAVGAGAMGFVFKQITDSMQKGIARGIFSNEAGLGSAPIAASAVQTNEPVEQGLVNMTGTIIDTLIICTMTGLAIVIAFYGDIIGGVAEWNAGAQGAVLTAAAFSKVLGGDGHSVQFLLMLCLAFFAFTTILGWDYYSEKCLEYLTKGKMGPVKAYRWLYILAVAIGPYFTVNAVFTIADIFNGLMAIPNCIALIVLSGVVAKETKAYFEKYPTL
- a CDS encoding GGDEF domain-containing protein, with the protein product MRDSTFSKQLALILGYFGISANFGGSVVSLITGFTKISKAENFIISAGVCFFCTFILIGIFYYLCFKKKRYAKFNAVAITFSGFVSFTAMYIATGNFICGFPYYMMIIPIYYGFSVPINKLSHALPVSNLIYYNLLFVLTFKAPYFPGRAIMPNLSLLQTSAAFTATYIFLFYVCYLVSKQFIRQNAELEESEKRYKELSSRDDLTGLYNRRSLDNRAEQGFSCAIIYDIDFFKNINDTYGHQIGDEALIMLSNIVLKYCSNEFELYRYGGEEFVILSRLPDNVTLELFKHVMNDVRMHFIVKGNPVTISAGIASFCKDYNRTLKIADENLYLAKTDGRNKIYMNGEEVY